The Dyella caseinilytica genome has a window encoding:
- a CDS encoding T6SS phospholipase effector Tle1-like catalytic domain-containing protein: MAYVEGKYANIIIQRDPRPRDTVLCDRHGWYYDLLESVPGRSDDFGQSGNVLNAFKIQCGCYVMAESDFTICGKNWKPDPPPSTIGGWNVAPAKPTRPKQEQAKEVEYVPPDVCVIIRIGLFFDGTGNNASNTAMAEMCRASTGDELGQSDADQAAIAAHCKPYMLESSSSYDNGISNVARLFKLYRDDSLQPYKIKSPYANIKRYYYVRIYVDGIGTTAGKPDSLLPGYSFGTGDTGMIARVQQALSQTVLTNLNIFAGSTPGVFIEALEFDVFGFSRGAAAARHCVNEINRKDSGPLNKVVLYTKAQFKDGFHLRDNVAVNFVGLFDTVVARGSLADGFNVRSGKTGPLHVGLPTRCARQVVQIHARDEHRANFMLTTVQPQHRDIALPGVHSDIGGGYNKTEEGPLMMIKPIHSVEALQHRDGDTYAPDPAQSTAWQKAKTQRQMWKEKLGDIDDSCLAVDGWRVLQQKHTDRTSVVNITQPVMYATVKLERPIDPSYQLIPLRLMHKVAKDAGVPFQPIPEEYAYALPDELEPIATKLLAGQPLDPEEEALLARKYLHQSAHWNFGATSKYLEQEIITPQLLYPNRPDPSGKRVVLDNV; this comes from the coding sequence ATGGCCTATGTGGAAGGGAAGTACGCCAACATCATCATCCAGCGCGATCCGAGGCCGCGCGATACCGTCCTCTGCGATCGTCACGGCTGGTACTACGACCTGCTCGAATCAGTCCCCGGCCGCTCGGATGATTTCGGACAAAGCGGCAATGTGCTCAACGCATTCAAAATTCAATGCGGCTGCTACGTCATGGCGGAATCCGATTTCACCATCTGCGGGAAAAACTGGAAGCCTGATCCGCCGCCCAGCACTATCGGCGGCTGGAACGTAGCGCCCGCAAAACCCACACGACCCAAACAGGAGCAAGCAAAGGAAGTCGAGTACGTTCCACCCGATGTCTGCGTCATCATTCGCATCGGCCTGTTCTTCGATGGCACTGGCAACAATGCGAGCAATACCGCCATGGCCGAGATGTGCCGCGCGTCGACGGGCGACGAACTTGGGCAGAGCGATGCCGACCAAGCGGCGATTGCCGCGCACTGCAAGCCATACATGCTGGAGTCCAGTTCCAGTTACGACAATGGGATCAGTAATGTGGCGCGGCTGTTTAAGCTGTACCGAGACGACAGCCTACAGCCGTACAAGATCAAAAGCCCCTACGCGAACATCAAACGCTATTACTACGTTCGTATCTATGTCGACGGCATCGGCACCACAGCCGGCAAGCCCGATTCACTGCTACCAGGCTATTCGTTCGGTACCGGCGATACGGGCATGATTGCGCGAGTACAACAGGCTCTTTCGCAAACTGTACTGACAAACTTGAATATTTTTGCGGGAAGCACTCCGGGTGTCTTTATCGAAGCGCTTGAATTCGACGTCTTCGGCTTCAGCCGTGGCGCGGCAGCCGCACGCCACTGTGTCAACGAAATCAACCGCAAGGATAGCGGCCCTCTGAATAAAGTGGTGCTTTACACCAAAGCGCAATTCAAGGATGGATTTCATCTGCGCGACAATGTCGCAGTCAACTTCGTCGGGCTTTTCGACACGGTGGTGGCTCGCGGCAGCCTGGCGGATGGATTCAATGTGCGCTCCGGCAAAACCGGTCCGCTGCATGTCGGCTTGCCCACCCGCTGCGCACGCCAAGTCGTGCAGATTCACGCGCGCGATGAACATCGCGCCAATTTCATGTTAACCACCGTGCAGCCACAGCATCGCGACATCGCTTTGCCCGGCGTCCATTCAGATATCGGCGGCGGCTATAACAAAACGGAGGAAGGCCCTCTGATGATGATCAAGCCCATCCATTCGGTTGAAGCGCTACAACACCGCGACGGTGATACCTACGCGCCCGATCCCGCGCAAAGCACCGCATGGCAAAAGGCCAAAACGCAGCGCCAGATGTGGAAAGAAAAACTGGGTGATATCGACGATAGCTGTCTCGCTGTGGACGGTTGGCGAGTACTTCAGCAAAAACATACAGACCGCACGAGTGTCGTAAACATCACACAACCGGTGATGTATGCCACGGTGAAACTGGAGCGGCCGATCGATCCGAGTTATCAGCTGATTCCGTTGCGACTGATGCACAAGGTAGCGAAGGATGCAGGTGTGCCTTTCCAACCTATCCCGGAGGAATACGCGTATGCGCTACCCGATGAATTAGAACCTATCGCGACAAAGCTGCTTGCCGGTCAGCCTCTGGACCCGGAGGAGGAAGCCCTCCTCGCCCGCAAGTATCTCCATCAGTCAGCGCACTGGAATTTCGGTGCAACCTCTAAGTATTTGGAGCAGGAAATCATCACACCACAACTGCTGTACCCCAACCGCCCGGACCCCAGCGGCAAACGCGTCGTACTCGACAACGTATGA
- a CDS encoding DUF2931 family protein produces MKYLYFALMCLLTGCVSVATPFKAKLPQGEDWYLGFFAPPYMEVWMERVDVEDVRGLYYSNILAGTTATSGQEAPGGWPQPMQVPMGKGRSITGSALPKLVFVRWQSLVEPQTYRIVLDIPESVREQMTKNMPYQKHPQDLAYQDVLTIELAPGGWIKAWVQSSESTPLEILCQKAEVEPKGPDQGLSDGRYAYALNKLHPETQEYLKTHPIPFNSWTCPEQASVSQ; encoded by the coding sequence ATGAAATATCTGTACTTCGCATTGATGTGCCTTCTCACAGGTTGCGTCTCTGTAGCAACACCGTTCAAGGCAAAATTGCCTCAGGGAGAAGACTGGTATCTAGGCTTTTTTGCCCCGCCCTACATGGAGGTATGGATGGAAAGAGTGGATGTGGAAGACGTGCGTGGCCTTTACTACAGCAACATCTTGGCCGGCACGACCGCAACAAGCGGGCAAGAAGCTCCCGGAGGCTGGCCTCAGCCGATGCAAGTACCGATGGGAAAGGGACGCTCGATCACCGGATCGGCGCTGCCCAAACTTGTCTTTGTGCGCTGGCAATCCCTGGTCGAGCCGCAGACATATCGCATCGTGCTAGACATACCCGAGTCGGTACGCGAGCAGATGACGAAAAATATGCCGTATCAGAAACATCCACAGGACCTGGCTTATCAGGATGTTTTGACCATTGAGCTAGCCCCTGGCGGATGGATCAAGGCATGGGTCCAAAGTTCTGAAAGCACGCCCTTGGAGATCTTGTGTCAGAAGGCTGAAGTGGAGCCCAAGGGGCCAGATCAAGGACTCAGCGATGGCCGTTACGCCTATGCGTTGAACAAGCTCCACCCAGAAACACAGGAATACCTAAAAACTCATCCCATCCCTTTCAACTCTTGGACATGCCCCGAGCAGGCATCGGTATCCCAATGA
- a CDS encoding DUF2931 family protein, with translation MKGSGNYAVLMKYLCCLWLLFLTGCTTAGGSYKAPLPEDEDWYVGFFTPPYMEVWVERVDVEDAHGLYYRDVTGGTTATSSQEDPEGWPEPMQVPMGAGRSITGAALPKRIFVRWQSLVEPQTYRITLDISESVREQMTKNMPYQKHPQDLAYQDVLTIELAPGGWIKAWVQSSESTPLEILCQKAEVEPKGPYGGLSGGKYRPLSERAAPYMETHPIIPYDSWKCPEHGSTPP, from the coding sequence ATGAAAGGGTCGGGTAACTATGCAGTGCTCATGAAATACCTATGCTGCCTATGGCTGCTCTTTCTCACCGGCTGTACCACAGCAGGAGGAAGCTACAAGGCGCCCTTACCGGAAGATGAAGACTGGTATGTAGGCTTCTTCACTCCACCCTACATGGAGGTGTGGGTAGAAAGGGTGGATGTGGAAGATGCACATGGTCTTTACTACCGCGATGTAACAGGCGGGACCACGGCAACCAGTTCACAAGAAGATCCGGAAGGTTGGCCCGAGCCGATGCAAGTTCCCATGGGCGCAGGCCGATCGATTACTGGCGCTGCTTTGCCTAAGCGCATCTTTGTCCGCTGGCAATCCTTAGTCGAGCCGCAGACGTATCGCATCACATTGGACATATCCGAGTCGGTACGCGAGCAGATGACGAAAAATATGCCGTATCAGAAACATCCACAGGACCTGGCTTATCAGGATGTTTTGACCATTGAGCTAGCCCCTGGCGGATGGATCAAGGCATGGGTCCAAAGTTCTGAAAGCACGCCCTTGGAGATCTTGTGTCAGAAGGCCGAAGTGGAGCCTAAGGGTCCGTACGGCGGCCTATCCGGAGGCAAATATCGCCCACTTTCCGAACGTGCGGCACCTTACATGGAAACGCACCCCATCATCCCTTACGACTCTTGGAAATGCCCCGAGCACGGATCGACACCGCCATGA
- a CDS encoding DUF2931 family protein, translating into MKMPCIRALDMKYLCCLWLLFLTGCTTAGGSYKAPLPEDEDWYVGFFTPPYMEVWVERVDVEDAHGLYYRDVTGGTTATSSQEDPEGWPESMQVPMGAGRSITGAALPKRIFVRWQSLVEPQTYRITLDISESVREQMVKNMPYPKHPQDLAYQDILTIELAPGGWVKAWIKSTVSTPVEILCQKAEVEPKGPYGGLSGGKYRPLSERAAPYVETHPIISYDSWKCPEHGSASQ; encoded by the coding sequence ATGAAAATGCCATGTATCCGTGCACTGGACATGAAATACCTATGCTGCCTATGGCTGCTCTTTCTCACCGGCTGTACCACAGCGGGAGGAAGCTACAAGGCGCCCTTACCGGAAGATGAAGACTGGTATGTAGGCTTCTTCACTCCACCCTACATGGAGGTGTGGGTAGAAAGAGTGGATGTGGAAGATGCACATGGTCTTTACTACCGCGATGTAACAGGCGGGACCACGGCAACTAGTTCACAAGAAGATCCGGAAGGTTGGCCCGAGTCGATGCAAGTTCCCATGGGCGCAGGCCGATCGATTACTGGCGCTGCTTTGCCTAAGCGCATCTTTGTCCGCTGGCAATCCTTAGTCGAGCCGCAGACGTATCGCATCACATTGGACATATCCGAATCGGTACGAGAACAGATGGTGAAAAATATGCCGTATCCGAAACACCCACAGGACTTGGCCTATCAGGACATCTTGACCATCGAGCTGGCGCCTGGCGGCTGGGTCAAGGCCTGGATCAAAAGTACCGTCAGCACACCCGTGGAAATTTTGTGTCAGAAGGCCGAAGTGGAGCCTAAGGGGCCGTACGGCGGTCTATCCGGAGGCAAATATCGCCCACTATCCGAACGCGCAGCACCTTATGTGGAAACGCATCCCATCATCTCCTACGACTCCTGGAAATGCCCCGAACACGGATCGGCATCGCAATGA
- a CDS encoding DUF2931 family protein, producing MKYLCCLWLLFLTSCSSAGGPLKRELPYDAWYLGFEAPSYMEVWLERVDVEDVHGLYFANIWRGTVAMGYEGDPAGWSEGLGVVMGKGRYITGAALPKRIFVRWQSLAEPQTYRVTLEIPESARQQMLKKAPYVSYPDQLKYQDVLAIELSPGGWAKAWVMNEASMPVEILCQKAEVEPKGPDQGLSDGRYAYALNKLHPETQEYLKTHPIPFNSWKCPEQTSVLQ from the coding sequence ATGAAATACCTATGCTGCCTGTGGCTGCTCTTTCTCACGAGTTGCTCCTCGGCAGGAGGGCCGCTCAAGAGAGAATTGCCCTATGACGCTTGGTATCTGGGCTTTGAGGCCCCGTCCTATATGGAAGTGTGGCTGGAGAGGGTGGACGTGGAAGATGTTCACGGCCTTTACTTTGCCAATATTTGGAGGGGGACCGTCGCAATGGGCTATGAAGGCGATCCCGCTGGCTGGTCCGAAGGATTGGGAGTCGTCATGGGAAAAGGACGCTATATCACCGGTGCGGCCTTACCCAAACGTATTTTCGTTCGCTGGCAATCGCTAGCGGAACCGCAAACCTATCGTGTCACTCTGGAGATACCCGAATCGGCACGTCAACAGATGCTGAAAAAAGCGCCTTACGTGAGCTATCCGGATCAGCTGAAATATCAAGATGTGCTCGCCATCGAATTGTCGCCTGGCGGATGGGCCAAGGCGTGGGTCATGAATGAGGCCAGCATGCCCGTGGAGATTTTGTGTCAGAAGGCCGAAGTGGAGCCTAAGGGGCCAGATCAAGGGCTTAGCGATGGCCGTTACGCTTATGCATTGAACAAGCTCCACCCAGAAACACAGGAATACCTAAAAACTCATCCCATCCCTTTCAACTCTTGGAAATGCCCCGAGCAGACATCGGTATTGCAATGA
- a CDS encoding DUF2931 family protein: protein MKYLCCLWLLFLTNCTTAGGSYKAPLPEDEDWYVGFFAPPYMEVWVERVDVEDAHGLYYRDVTGGTTGTSSQEDPEGWPEPMQVPMGAGRSITGSALPKRIFVRWQSLVEPQTYRITLNISESVREQMVKKMPYPKHPKGFAYQDLLAIELAPGGWVKAWIRSSVSTPVEILCQKAEVEPKGPDEGLNHGRYAYSLDKLNPETQEYLKTNTIPYDSWKCPEHPSSPR, encoded by the coding sequence ATGAAATACCTATGCTGCCTGTGGCTGCTCTTTCTCACCAACTGCACCACAGCGGGAGGAAGCTACAAGGCGCCCTTACCGGAAGATGAAGACTGGTATGTAGGCTTCTTCGCCCCGCCCTACATGGAGGTATGGGTAGAAAGGGTGGATGTGGAAGATGCACATGGTCTCTACTATCGCGATGTAACAGGTGGGACCACGGGAACCAGTTCGCAGGAAGATCCGGAGGGTTGGCCCGAGCCGATGCAGGTTCCCATGGGCGCAGGCCGGTCGATTACCGGTTCTGCTTTGCCTAAACGCATCTTTGTGCGCTGGCAATCCTTGGTCGAGCCGCAGACGTATCGCATCACATTGAACATATCCGAGTCGGTGCGCGAGCAGATGGTGAAGAAAATGCCGTATCCGAAACATCCAAAGGGGTTTGCCTACCAGGATCTTTTGGCCATCGAGCTAGCGCCCGGCGGCTGGGTCAAAGCGTGGATCCGAAGTTCCGTCAGCACACCCGTGGAAATTTTGTGTCAGAAGGCTGAAGTAGAACCCAAAGGACCCGATGAAGGGCTCAACCATGGCCGATACGCCTATTCGTTAGACAAGCTCAATCCGGAAACACAGGAATATCTTAAAACTAACACCATCCCCTACGACTCCTGGAAATGCCCCGAACACCCATCATCACCACGATGA
- a CDS encoding LysR substrate-binding domain-containing protein, translated as MLNVSLRQLEVFVQIAQHGSVRAAADLLHLTQPAASMALAEMERQLDAPVFDRERGRLRLNARGRELLPLAQELLERHAEFGRRATGKTVSLAGDLRIGASNTVGNYRVGELLGDFVRAHPQVAIRLRVANTGDIAAAVLDHSLDIGCVEGPVTHPLLEARPWRDDALVVCAPPDHPLAKIRGLKPEHFAGARWVLREPGSATRATSERALALLPPGETVMELDQIEAIKQAVTAGLGIACLPEVAVVDALATGRLAALKTPFLDLRRKLSILLHREKYRGAVLEAFLASV; from the coding sequence ATGCTTAACGTCAGCCTGCGCCAGCTCGAGGTTTTCGTACAAATTGCTCAGCACGGCAGCGTCCGGGCCGCAGCGGATCTCCTTCACCTCACCCAGCCAGCCGCCAGCATGGCCTTGGCCGAGATGGAGCGACAGCTCGACGCGCCCGTCTTCGACCGGGAGCGGGGCCGCCTGCGCCTCAATGCGCGAGGGCGCGAGCTACTTCCGCTGGCTCAGGAGCTGCTGGAGCGTCATGCCGAGTTCGGACGCCGGGCCACCGGCAAGACCGTGTCGCTGGCAGGCGATCTGCGCATCGGCGCAAGTAACACCGTTGGCAATTACCGCGTCGGTGAGCTGCTTGGCGATTTCGTACGTGCACACCCGCAGGTAGCGATCCGTCTTCGCGTGGCCAATACAGGCGATATCGCCGCTGCCGTGCTCGATCACAGCCTTGATATCGGATGTGTGGAGGGACCTGTCACACATCCACTACTTGAAGCTCGCCCGTGGCGTGACGACGCCCTGGTGGTTTGTGCGCCACCGGATCATCCGCTAGCAAAAATACGCGGTCTTAAGCCCGAACATTTTGCCGGAGCGCGTTGGGTGCTGCGCGAACCTGGCTCGGCCACCCGTGCTACCAGCGAGCGAGCGCTTGCCCTGCTACCTCCCGGTGAAACCGTGATGGAGCTGGATCAGATCGAAGCCATCAAGCAGGCTGTGACCGCTGGCCTTGGCATTGCCTGCTTGCCGGAAGTCGCAGTTGTTGACGCGCTGGCTACCGGCCGACTGGCTGCACTTAAGACACCCTTTCTGGATTTGCGTCGCAAGCTCTCGATCTTGCTGCATCGGGAAAAATATCGTGGCGCGGTGCTGGAGGCGTTCCTGGCATCGGTATAA